In Vibrio mangrovi, the DNA window GGAATTGAAGTGACGGCCAGTCATAATCCTAGAGATTATAATGGGATGAAATTTGTTCGAAAAAATGCCATGCCGATTAGTGGTGATTCCGGGTTGAGAGATATTCAGCGTTTGGCTGAGCAGAATGAGTTTATACCTGTACAACACCGGGGATCTTACTCCCGGCAAGATAACTTAGCCGCTTATGTTGATCACCTGTTGACTTATGTTAAGCCTGAAAACTTTCAGCCACTCACGTTGGTCGTGAACTCAGGAAATGGTGCGGCAGGACATGTTATTGATGAGATTGAGCGCCGCTTCAACTCTTTGAATGTTCCTGTCAAATTTGTGAAAGTTCACCATCAGGCTGATGGTCATTTCCCCAATGGTATTCCCAATCCACTCCTTCCTGAATGCCGGCAAGATACTGCTCAGGCTGTGATTGACCATCAGGCTGATTTTGGTATTGCGTGGGACGGAGATTTCGACCGATGTTTTCTGTTCGATGAAACCGGGGCTTTTATTGAGGGATACTACATTGTTGGTCTGTTGGCTGAAGCTTTTCTGCAAAAGCATCCCGGTAGTAAAATTATTCATGATCCCCGTCTGTCATGGAATACAGTGGATATTGTCAAGGGTGTTGGTGGGATTCCGGTTCTGTCTAAGACCGGTCATGCATTTATCAAAGAGAGAATGCGTAGTGAAGATGCCATCTATGGTGGTGAAATGAGTGCCCATCACTATTTTAAAACATTCGGATACTGTGACAGTGGTATGATTCCATGGCTGTTAGTCGCTGAGTTACTTTGTGTCAAAGGAATCAGTCTTTCCGCAACTGTACAGGAAAGAATTCATGCTTATCCGTCTTCTGGCGAAATTAATTTGAAATTAGAAGACCCTGTAGAAGCGATTACCCGTGTCAGATCTGCTTTTGAGAAAAGTGCGTTATTCGTTGATGGGACAGATGGTATCAGCATGGAGTTTATGGACTGGCGGTTTAACTTACGTTCTTCAAATACTGAACCGGTTGTCCGTTTAAATGTTGAGTCTCGGGCGAATATTCCCTTAATGCAGGAAAAAACGTCAGAAATACTCACGTTATTAAGGGAGAAAGCAACAAAATAATTGGTAATAGATTGTTTTTGTCCCGTATGTTTGAAGAGGTTCGGAGCTAAAGCCGTTCCTCTTCACGATCTTCCTCTGTTATATAAATAAGGTGGTAATCGTCGGTTCCTAACTTATTTATCCGGTTCTAACCTATTTATATAGTTATAAATCGTATCTTTGTTCTTGGGGTATGCCTTTCACAATATGAAGTGAAACTGGGCAGGGTTTCTGTTGTTTTTAAAACAAGTTGTATCACTTTCTGCCTATTATTCTTCACCTTCAGAGAAATTATAGGCCATATCAAGAAACATGGATGTATTTTGAGTGTTCGCTAGCAGAATAAAGATAAACCAACGATGCAAACAGCAGTCGGTCAGTTTGTTGCATATCATTTTTATACGGGTCTCTCACTGGGTTAGTGTAAGTTTATGGAACAAATTACATCACCGGATAGAAGGTTACTGGCAAAGCATGCCCATTTCTCAATGAGGGTGAATAAAATCACTCTTGTTTTTTCTGATGTATTGGCATTTTTTGCTTCGACAGTGTTAGTTAATTCTCTCGAAAAAAGTGAGATTCTTCTTGTTCAGAGTCCGGAGATGTTCGGATGGCAAATCGCTACGTTTCTGTTGTTAGGATTGATGTCAATCTTTTGGTTTTGGGGGAGTAAGCGTCACTATAGTTATCGGAAGCCTTTTTGGGATGAGCTAAAAGACGTATTAGTGACATTATCTGTCATGGCGTTAGTTTCTATCTCAATTAGTGCGATTTTCAGTCGGGACTATTCGGTCAGTCTGTGGTGGGTCATATGGCTATTTGCTTTTATGTTAATTCCTCTGCTGCGGAACTTAGCAAAGATCTTACTGGACAAGGTAAATGTATGGAGAATGCCTTGTGTCATTATTGGTGATGCTGAAAATGCCAGAGATGTGTTCCAGGCTATAGAAAGTGAACCATCGACCGGATTTGAAGTTCTGGCAATTGTGGAGCCTTCCGGAGAAGCCCGGGTTGATCAGGTTTTCGGTATTTCCTATATCAGTAAAACAGAATTTCTTCACCGCTCGGATACATTTCATAAAGTATTTATTGCATTGGAGAAAGATCAAAGCGAGCTGAGAGAGTGTTGGATCAGGGAACTGTATAAACGTGGTATCCGTGATATATCCATCGTTCCGGCCCTACGGGGAATTCCGCTTTACGGAACTGATATCTCCCACTTTTTTAGTCATGAAGTGATGATGCTGCGACTAAAAAATAACTTACCCCGAAAGTCATCACGTTTCAT includes these proteins:
- a CDS encoding phosphohexomutase domain-containing protein (capsular polysaccharide biosynthesis protein; catalyzes the formation of D-mannose 6-phosphate from alpha-D-mannose 1-phosphate) produces the protein MQPLSCFKAYDVRGRLGRELNEDIVYRIGRAYAELFNPECIVIGGDPRLSSESFKHALANGLQDGGVNVIDLGMTGTEEIYFAAQSLPVDGGIEVTASHNPRDYNGMKFVRKNAMPISGDSGLRDIQRLAEQNEFIPVQHRGSYSRQDNLAAYVDHLLTYVKPENFQPLTLVVNSGNGAAGHVIDEIERRFNSLNVPVKFVKVHHQADGHFPNGIPNPLLPECRQDTAQAVIDHQADFGIAWDGDFDRCFLFDETGAFIEGYYIVGLLAEAFLQKHPGSKIIHDPRLSWNTVDIVKGVGGIPVLSKTGHAFIKERMRSEDAIYGGEMSAHHYFKTFGYCDSGMIPWLLVAELLCVKGISLSATVQERIHAYPSSGEINLKLEDPVEAITRVRSAFEKSALFVDGTDGISMEFMDWRFNLRSSNTEPVVRLNVESRANIPLMQEKTSEILTLLREKATK
- the wbaP gene encoding undecaprenyl-phosphate galactose phosphotransferase WbaP — encoded protein: MEQITSPDRRLLAKHAHFSMRVNKITLVFSDVLAFFASTVLVNSLEKSEILLVQSPEMFGWQIATFLLLGLMSIFWFWGSKRHYSYRKPFWDELKDVLVTLSVMALVSISISAIFSRDYSVSLWWVIWLFAFMLIPLLRNLAKILLDKVNVWRMPCVIIGDAENARDVFQAIESEPSTGFEVLAIVEPSGEARVDQVFGISYISKTEFLHRSDTFHKVFIALEKDQSELRECWIRELYKRGIRDISIVPALRGIPLYGTDISHFFSHEVMMLRLKNNLPRKSSRFIKRTFDIVGSAILLVLLSPFFLFIGWRVSRDGGSVTYGHERIGMNGKKFNCLKFRSMVMDSQEALDKLLATDPDAREEWEQGFKLKHDPRITSVGRFLRETSLDELPQLWNVLKGEMSLVGPRPVIDEELQRYGDDVDYYLCAKPGISGLWQVSGRSDTDYKTRVYLDSWYVKNWSLWNDIVILFKTVNVVLKRDGAY